Below is a window of Bordetella genomosp. 9 DNA.
TTGCATAGGCTGGGACAAGAATAGGCCCCATGCCGAGGCGCTGGCCGCCCGCCTGGGTATCCTGCGACTCCCGACCGAGTTCAACTTTCCGGTCGGGACCATGTTCTGGGCCAGAACGGATGCGCTGCGCGCATTGCTGGAGCTGGAATTGGCATGGGAAGACTATCCCACCGAGCCCCTGGGCTATGACGGATCGATGCTGCATGCCCTGGAACGCCTGCTACCTTTGATCGTGCAGAACGCGGGAAAAAAGATCGCGGTCACGAGGTGGGGCAAATCGAATCGTTAATCACTTATTGAAAAGCAGCAGATGAGAGTACGCCGTACACCGTACCTGAGCAGGACCCTGCGCGTCGCCACGCTGGCCGTGCTCGTGTATACGCTGGCCTGCCTGATGATCCCGTTCGACCCCGCGATGCCGGGATCCGGCATCGATCCGTCATGGCGCTATGCCCTCAACGAGGCAGTGGCCCGGCACTTCGTTTTCGGCAAGGATCTGATCTTCACCTTTGGTCCATATGGATCGCTGTACACCCAGATGTACCATCCCGCCACGGACGCCCGCATGCTCACCGGCAGCGCCTACCTGGCGCTGTGCTTCATCGGGCTGCTGGTCTGGCTGACCCGGCGCATTAACGTGGCATGGCGGCTCCTGCTGATCCTGCTGTTCGCGGGCGCGACGTACCTGACGGACGCGCTGTTCTTCGCCTATCCGCTCATGGTGGCATTGCTCGCCTACCGCCTGGCGACACCGCCTGTCGATGAAGCGGATCGCCCGGCTGCCCCGCGTGGCACTGCGGCGCTGACGATCCTCCTGTTTTCGCCGTTGGGGCTGATCCCGCTGGTCAAAGGCTCCATGTTGCCGCTCTGCGTGGCGGTAGCCGCGCTCTCCTTCCTGTACGCGCTGATACACAAGCGTCGGGGGCTCGCCGCCATATACATACTCTCGCCGATTACCTCCTTGATCCTGCTGTGGACCGGTGCGGGACAACCCCTACAAGCGCTGCCCGGATACTTCTGGAACATGGTCCCGATCATTTCCGGCTATACGGAAGCCATGATCTTCCCGGCGCCTGGAGCCGCCAACGAGAAATACGTGTATGTCGCGACCACGTTGATGGTCCTGGCCGCGCTGCTCACGGCGCGGCGGCTCCCGCTAGTGGCCCGTCTTTACTTGGTGTCGGCATTCACCTCTTACCTATTCCTCTGCTTCAAGGCGGGTTTCGTCCGTCATGACGGCCACGCGCTGATCGCCCTGACCGGCGGGCTGCTAGGCGCCATACTTGCACGCACGGTCGTAGACAGCATATTGATTCGCGTGGCCACCCTCATCGCGATCGGCGGCGTCGTCATCGGCATGAAGACCTACATTGGCCCACCCATTCAGCAAACCTACTGGCGCATGGCCGAGGTGTATCGCTCGGGACCGACGGGTCTGCGTCTGCGGCTCAAGGATCCGGAACGACTGGAACGCCATTTCGGGCGCACGCGCGACGTGTTGCGCAAGGAAGGCGACATGCCCTTGATGCAGGGCACCACCGACGTCTATCCATTCGATCAGGCCTACCTTCTGGCAACGCAGAATCAGTGGGCGCCGCGTCCCGTACTGCAAAGCTATTCTGCCTACACGGAGTCGCTGGAAGAACTGGATGCACAGCATGTCGCCGGCAACCACGCACCGGACAACATTGCCATGCGCATTTTCTCAATGGACGGACGTTACCCCTCGCTGGATGACGGCCCCAGCTGGCCGATCTTCTTCGCGAGATACGAATTCATCTCGCGGTCAGGCTTGTTCTCTTATTTGCGCAAAAAACCGGATTTCGTAGCGCCGATATACACCGAACTTGCGGACCTGACGGCCTCGCAAGGCCAATGGGTCGATGTGCCCAAGGCGACGATGATTTACGTGAAGGTGCAAATTCGCCATACCCTCAAGGGCAAGATCATTGCGCAGCTATACCGCCCCTCGCCTCTACGCATACGTGTTAGGCTGGAAGATGGTACGGTGCGCGACTATCGGCTGGTCTCGCGGATGGCCGCAGCAGGTTTTGTTTTGTCGCCCTTGATCGAAACGGGAGAAGACTTCGAGAACGTCTATCGGGCACCACAGACGCTCGCCAACAAGGGCGTAAACGCGATGCAGATTGTGGCCGAGTATGGCGAAACGCAGTGGGCCGACACCTATGGCTTGAAGTTCTACGCGGTCAGCCCATAGTCGCCGGACCAAGCCCTTACTGCCATATCCACAACATCGCTGCCCTGATCCCATAATCGGCCGATATCCTCTCGACCTCGAGGCCGCAGCCTACGGCGCTGACGGCTTAGAGTCGAGCTGAGTCGCCTCGAGCGGTGTTGCTCATTCCCGCCGGTACGACCTTTTGAAGCTCTACCATATCAAGGATGATCCCGTACAGCGCTATCATTCGGCCTCAATGAATCAGAATAAAGGATAAGAAGTGGCCAAGGTCATTGCCCACATACGCTTGCACGCCCTAACTTGGCTGTGTATGGTAATCTGCGCCGCCGCAACCCTGATGGGCATTCTCCAAGTCGCGCGGAGAATGCGGGTGTTCCCCTACATCGATGATTGGTGGTACATCTCGCCTTTCATCAAGGGGTTCAACTGGAGCTTCGTTGAGTATCTTTTCCAGCTCCACAACGACCACCGCATCCCTATCCAGAAACTTCTGCACGCCAGCCTTCTATGGGCAACCGGCTATGACTTTCGCTATCTGGTCGCACTGAATTTCCTGGCTGCTGGCGCTGCTGCGGTCTTCCTGGTTCTAGCCGCGAAGAACTATCGCGGGCACAACAGTCTGGGAGACCTAGCGATTCCATTCCTGCTCTGTATATTTGGAGCATCGTGGACATTTATAGGCTTTAACTTCCAGTTCCTCTCCTGCATTTTGTGTGCGGCAGCGTTTCTCTATTTCGTATCCGTGTATCAAGCCCATGGGCGTCAGAGAGACATGGCGATAGCCCTCTGGGTCATGTTCGCATGCTCTTGGTGCGGCATGAATGGCGTCGTATTATCCCTGATATGCCTCGCTGGGACTGGAATGTACATTTTCCTCAATCGTCCGCGCTTTGGGTTGTCGGTGTGGGCCGTGCTCATTGCCGGCGTGGCCTCGTGCATCCTCGTGATTGCATTATGGCGACCGTCGCCCGTCAGCGATGAACTGGCTACTCTGTTCCAGATTCTTCGCTTCTCTTGGCAGATGTCGGCAGCAAGTCTGTCGCAGTGGGCGTCCCCACATAAGTTATTGAAGTGGGCCGTCATAGCGGCGCTTTGCATTGCAGGGCTCTGGAGTTACATCAGAACGCGAGCGTACAAAACACCTTTCGGGGCTGCGCTTGGATCTGTCTGGGTAGCATCGTTTATGTTGATCGCCGCCGTCGCGAAAGGGCGCGCAGGACAAGGGCAATGGAACTCCGGATTCGACGGCCATTACGGTTATCTCGCGGCGTTAATTCCGGCCCTTGCCTGGATCGCTCTATCTGTATCGAAGCGCATGGCGCAGGGTGCATCGCTGCTCGTAGCTGCATTCTTCGGGATAGCCGCCGTCCATAATTATGTGTGGAGGATTGACTATGCTAGATACCAGGAACCTACGTTCGTGATGGTTCAGAAGAAAATCGCGTCCAATGTGCCGGCGTTAGAGATCGTCAACGAGGATTTCGATGCTCTCTATATGGGTGATAACCGCGCTGCATTGAAGCAGTATCTCGCCACTTCCATCGATGCTTTGCGCACACATGGTGGAGCAATATATCGGCCTCGATGAGCAACGCTGTGTATTAAAAATGGAAGAGCAGATGCTCGGGCACTAAAGTGTCCGAGCTGACGCGGCGGCGCTCCTTGGCAATTCGCCTCACCCCCTCCAGTCCGAGGGAGTCTGATTACCGCGCCGCCCACACCGGCCAGCGGTCAGTTCTGACCGGCGTTGACAACTCACCAGCTACTTGAACGTTACCATTTTGTGCCCAATGTAGCTCGTCCCGATAGGGAACAACACCCCGATCAAGTGGGCGATGGCTTGGGCGTGCGGCACGCCAAGCGGGCCGAACACCCACCGCACTAACGCGATACTGATTACCAGGGTCTGCAGTACCGCCAATAGGTTCACAGCGGTGAACTTGGCCACCTGTGGACCCAGGCGCCCCTCGCGCGCATCGAATACGAGTGTCCGCATAAGCACGAAGGCTACGATCATCCCGACGATATACGCGCAGACGATGGCCCAGGCGTAGGGGAGCCAGAGGCTGAAGGCAAAGCGCGACCCGTAATTCGCAGCCGCAGCGATCCCGCCTGCTATAAGGAAGCGGCCGAACGGGCTGGCTAAGAGCCCCAGCAGCTTCCTCATGCCCCACCCGCGCCTTCGGCCATCTTCGCCATGTTGCGACCGAACCCGATGCTTTCGGAGATACCCCGATCCTCGGGGTAATAGTAGGAGGTGTCCGCCACGAATAGACCCGTAATCGGCAAGGCGACCGGCGGAAGCTTGTCCAGATAGCCGGGATCGCATATCGGTTGGGCATACCGATAGCGGCTCGCCCGCATGGCGATGAAGTCCGCGTCCGTCAGATCAGGATTGATTTTCTTCAGGTAGCCCCTCACTTTCGCAAGGAAGACCTCATCCGGGTCCTGATAAGTGGGATGTTCGCCCGGGAGATAGAACGGTACGTAGACCACCGTGTCTTTCAGGGGGCGCAGGTTGGTGTATTCGACGACGCCCGGGATGTCCATGCCGGGGTCGTTGGTATTCAACCAGAAATTCCGGGTGACCGGCTTGCGCAATTTCGCGATCACGCACACCACCGCGATATTCCGGATGTCCTTGAATTTCTGGAGCACATCAGCCGGCAGGTCGGGGATGACGCGCGGGACGAAGGGAAGCGGCACGGTGCTGACCACCGTATCGAAAGCATGGAATTCGCCCCTGCTTTCGAGACCCTGCACGCGACCCTCCGACAGCACGACGCGCGACACCGGCGCGCCCAGCCGAAACTCGCCGCCGTGTGCTTCGATATCGGCGCGCATGGCCTGGAGCAGCGTCTCGGAGCCGCCCTCCAGATAACCCAGCTTCTCGCGAAACAGGTCGTAGCGTGACCGGCCGATTCTACGCACCCTGCTCCATATCCAGGCGGCGGACAGGCCTTCCGCGTAATCATAGAATTTGAGATCGAAAAGCTTGCGCCACAACACCTCGTAGGCTTCCTTGCCTACCCAGCGCTTTATCCAGCCAGTTGCCTCCAGCTTGTCGAGCGGCCGCCAGTCCTTGCGCTTGGTCGACAGGAATGCATGCAGGCCGTAGCGGAACTTGGCCACCATCCCCAGGCCCTTGAAACGCAGCAGCGCAAGAGGATTCCCCCAGGGCTGCTCGCGCCCCTGATAGAAATACCCCATCTTCGTCTCGACCCAATGCATCTTGCTGGAAAGACCAAGCTCGTCCAGCATCTGTAGGAAGGCGGTGTCCGAAGTGCAATGGAAATGGTAGTAACGCTCGATGGACAGCCCATCGAAATCGAAGGCGGCGGTCATGCCCCCTATGCGATCATCGGCTTCGAAGACGACTGGGTGATAGCCGTCCTTGGCCAACTGATAGGCCACCGCCAGGCCCATGGGCCCCGCTCCCAATACCGCGATACGCTTGCCCGCTCCGCTGCTCATGTCAAAACTCCAATTCGATCTGGCTGTAGCGAGGATCGTTGAAGGTTTCGTCAATGGCCTGCGCGAATGGCGTATATCGGACGCCGAAAATACCGGGCCAATCGATGATCTCGAACTCGTCCTTGGCGACGAGGGCCTCCAACTGCTGGGTGGTGAACGGCGGATTGCTATCGAAGATTGCCCAGGTCCTCAGCAGGAAATGGAAAAGTCCATACGGTATCTTGACAATCGCCGCGCGGGCGCCGGTCACCCGCTTGATATTGCGGATGATATCGATGTAGTCAATGTATTCCTGCCCAGAGATATTGAATATCCCTGGGCCTTTCCGCTGCTCGATGCAGTTGATAATAATGTCGCAGAAATCGCCCGCATAGAGCGGCTGCCGCATGAAGCGCCCGTCTCCAGGAATCGGGAACACGGGTACTTTTTTCATGAAGCGGGCCAGCCAGCCCAGGTGCTTGCGGTCGAACCAACCGTACATCAGCGTTGGGCGCAGGATGGGGCAAGGGACGCCGCTATCCAGCACCAGGCGTTCCTGTTCACGCTTGCTGCGCGTGTAGAAATCATCGGCCACTGATTCCACTACCGATGAACTGATGTGCACCAGGTAGGGGGCGCTGCCTGCCTTGATTGCTTCGAGCACCAACCGCGTGGAATCCACGTTGTTGCGCTGGAAGTCGCGATAGTCGTTTCCACCGATCTGTGCTTGCAGCATGACGACGACAGCGGCGTCCTCGATGTGGCGCATCCATGTGCCTGGTTCGGCGATGTCCGCGAACTCGACGACGATATCGGGCTGCACGCGCCGTAATACTTCGACATTGGCCCGGTGCTTGTCCAATACGACGATATTGGTGTAGCCGCGCGCCTTCAGTCTTGCCACCAGGTTCTGGCCCACCAGGCCCGCGCCGCCCGGCAGAACGATTTTCTCCGTCTTCATTCAATCTTCCCAGATTGCCGGGATACACCCGGCATATTGCTCTCACGCACTCTTGATACGCACGCTGCAAGAAGCGCCAGTGCTCCTATGAGCATCGCTACAAATGCGTGCGCAAGCAATTCTTGTACAAGGGCATCGAGTCGGCCCTTGTGGCGTGGCTTATCTTCAGCCGGCATTATGGCAGCCGGCAGGGTACTTCGTATGGCAGGATCGTCCAACAGGCCTTGCAGGCGGTCAGGCCTGGGATACGGGATATCGAGCAGCGCCTTGCCGAACAGGAAACTCTTGTCGCCCGTCTTCAGGTATCCCCGCACATTACTCAACTCGGTCATGCTATTCGCCACCTTGTCCGCCAATTGCTCTTCGATACGGCCCCATTGCTTGTACATCGCGAAGGCGACGTAGATCACCCAGATCACGCAGACCGCGGCGCGAACCGCGCGCCGCCACCTGGCTTGCCCCAGGGACCACATCAAACAAACAAAATTGACCAGCAACCCGATCGCATACAGA
It encodes the following:
- a CDS encoding NAD(P)/FAD-dependent oxidoreductase encodes the protein MSSGAGKRIAVLGAGPMGLAVAYQLAKDGYHPVVFEADDRIGGMTAAFDFDGLSIERYYHFHCTSDTAFLQMLDELGLSSKMHWVETKMGYFYQGREQPWGNPLALLRFKGLGMVAKFRYGLHAFLSTKRKDWRPLDKLEATGWIKRWVGKEAYEVLWRKLFDLKFYDYAEGLSAAWIWSRVRRIGRSRYDLFREKLGYLEGGSETLLQAMRADIEAHGGEFRLGAPVSRVVLSEGRVQGLESRGEFHAFDTVVSTVPLPFVPRVIPDLPADVLQKFKDIRNIAVVCVIAKLRKPVTRNFWLNTNDPGMDIPGVVEYTNLRPLKDTVVYVPFYLPGEHPTYQDPDEVFLAKVRGYLKKINPDLTDADFIAMRASRYRYAQPICDPGYLDKLPPVALPITGLFVADTSYYYPEDRGISESIGFGRNMAKMAEGAGGA
- a CDS encoding NAD-dependent epimerase/dehydratase family protein encodes the protein MKTEKIVLPGGAGLVGQNLVARLKARGYTNIVVLDKHRANVEVLRRVQPDIVVEFADIAEPGTWMRHIEDAAVVVMLQAQIGGNDYRDFQRNNVDSTRLVLEAIKAGSAPYLVHISSSVVESVADDFYTRSKREQERLVLDSGVPCPILRPTLMYGWFDRKHLGWLARFMKKVPVFPIPGDGRFMRQPLYAGDFCDIIINCIEQRKGPGIFNISGQEYIDYIDIIRNIKRVTGARAAIVKIPYGLFHFLLRTWAIFDSNPPFTTQQLEALVAKDEFEIIDWPGIFGVRYTPFAQAIDETFNDPRYSQIELEF
- a CDS encoding GtrA family protein — its product is MRKLLGLLASPFGRFLIAGGIAAAANYGSRFAFSLWLPYAWAIVCAYIVGMIVAFVLMRTLVFDAREGRLGPQVAKFTAVNLLAVLQTLVISIALVRWVFGPLGVPHAQAIAHLIGVLFPIGTSYIGHKMVTFK